Part of the Prevotella communis genome is shown below.
GAGGTAGAGATTGTCTATGGCAAGGAGACCTATCATCTGAACGAGGGCGACTCCATCTTCTACGACAGCATTGTGAACCACCACGTGCACGGTGCCCCAGGCAAAAGCGCCAAGATTCTGGCCGTAGTTTACATTCCATTTTAATGCATCAGACATTAAAGGTTAAACATTAAAAATTAAGGATTAAGATGAGTGATGTAAAGTACGATATGGCAGGCCGTCCGTTGCCTGATAGAACATACCCTGCAGAGACAGGAAGTGAAGGCTACCACTTATGGGAACGCACTCTGGGCGATTGGCTGGAATACTGGGCAGAGACAACCCCAGACAAAGAATATATTGTTTACTCAGACCGCGACCTGCGCTTCACCTGGTCGCAATTCAACGAGCGCGTGGATAATCTGGCAAAAGGTCTGATATCCATCGGCGTAAAGAAAGGCTCCAACGTAGGTATCTGGGCCACCAACGTGCCCGACTGGCTCACCTTCCTCTATGCCACAGCCAAGATTGGCGCCGTGCTTGTGACGGTAAACACCAACTATAAGCAAAACGAGCTGGAGTATCTCTGTAAGGACTCCGATATGGAGGTGCTTTGTATTACCGATGGTACATGGGATTGTAACTACGTCGATATGACCTACACCATGTTGCCCGAGCTGAAAAACTGCGAACGCGGTCATCTGAACAGCAAGCAGTTCCCCTACCTGAAGAATGTGGTCTATATCGGTATGGAGAAATACCGCGGCATGTACAACACCGCCGAACTGCTGCTTCTTGGTCAGAACATAGAAGACGGTGTGCTCAACGAGATGAAGAAGAATGTCAGCTGCCACGACGTGTGCAACATGCAGTACACCTCTGGTACCACGGGCTTCCCCAAGGGCGTCATGCTGACCCACTACGGTATCTCCAACGACGGTTATTTCACGGGCGAGAACATGGGCTTCACCCAGGACGACAAGCTCTGCGTCTGCGTGCCCCTGTTCCACTGCTTCGGCGTGGTGCTCGCCACGATGAACTGCCTGACCCACGGCTGCACGGAGGTGATGGTCGAGAAGTTCGATCCCCTCGTGGTGCTCGCCTCTATCCATAAGGAGCGCTGTACGGCCGTCTATGGCGTGCCCACCATGTTTATTGCCGAGCTCAACCACCCCATGTTCTCCATGTTCGACCTCAGTTGTCTGCGCACGGGTATCATGGCAGGCTCACTCTGTCCTGTGGAACTGATGAAGCAGGTCAGCGAGAAGATGTTCATGACCATCACCAGCGTGTACGGCCTCACAGAGTCGTCACCCGGTATGACCCAGACCTGCCTGAACGACACCTTCGAACAGCGTTGCACCACCGTAGGCCGCGACTTCCCCTTTGTCGATGTCAAGGTGCTCGACCCCGAGACCGGCGAGGAGTGTCCCGTTGGCGTGCAGGGCGAGATGTGCTGCAAGGGCTTCAACGTGATGAAGGGCTACTACAAGAACCCCACCGCCACCGCTGAGGTTATCGACAAAAACGGCTATCTCCACTCAGGCGACCTGGGCGTAAAAGACGAGCAAGGCTTCTACAAGATCACAGGTCGTATCAAGGATATGATTATCCGCGGTGGTGAGAACATCTATCCCCGCGAAATCGAGGAGTTCCTCTATCATATGCCCGGCATCCGCGATGTGCAGGTAGCAGCCGTACCTTCCAAGAAATATGGCGAGGCCGTAGGAGCCTTCATCATTCTGGAAGAAGGTGCCAAGATGACTGCCGAGGATGTGCAGCTCTTCTGCCGCGGCAAGATTGCCCGCTACAAGATTCCAAAGTACGTCTTCTTCATCGACCAGTTCCCCCTCACCGGCTCTGGCAAGATTCAGAAGTTCAAGTTGAAGGAAATGAGCCTGAAGCTCTGCGAGGAGCAAGGCATCGAAGTGGTATGAAGAAAATCCTCCTGTCCACACTTTTCCTCGTCCTGGCCGCACTTACAGCAGAGGCACAAGTTGACCTCATCGGCTCATGGACGGGCAAACTTGACCTAGGCGTTGGCAAACTGACGCTGGTGTTCCATCTGAAGCAGGCCGACGGCCGTGTGAAAGTGACGATGGACAGTCCCGACCAGAGCGCCAATGGCATACCGTGCAGCAACGATTTCCTGTCCGACGACTCGCTGGCAGTAAGTGTCAGAGGCATCAACGCTTCTTACAGCGGACGCCTGAAGGACGGCAAGATTGTGGGCACGTTCAAGCAGAACGGCATGTCGCTGCCGCTGGTGCTCACCAAGAGTACGGAGGAACCCAAACGTCCGCAGAATCCACAGCCGCCATTCCCGTATACTACCGAGGAGGTGACGTTCCGCAACGAGCGCGACGGCGCCACGCTGGCGGGAACGCTGACATGGCCCGTAGGCTATCATCCCAAGTCGAAAAAGAAGCCCCTCGTTGTCCTGTTTGTCACGGGCAGCGGTCAGGAGAACCGCGACGAGGAAATCTACGAGCACAAGCCTTTCCTGGTCATTGCCGACTATCTGGCACGCCAGGGCATCGCCTCATTGCGCTATGACGACCGTGCCACGGGAGCCTCCAAGGGCGGCGACGTAAGGAATGCCACCACCGAGGACTTCGCCCGCGATGCCGCCGCCGGACTGGCATATCTGCGCAGCCGCAAGGCCTTCGCCAAGGTCGGCATCATAGGTCACAGCGAAGGTGG
Proteins encoded:
- a CDS encoding AMP-binding protein: MSDVKYDMAGRPLPDRTYPAETGSEGYHLWERTLGDWLEYWAETTPDKEYIVYSDRDLRFTWSQFNERVDNLAKGLISIGVKKGSNVGIWATNVPDWLTFLYATAKIGAVLVTVNTNYKQNELEYLCKDSDMEVLCITDGTWDCNYVDMTYTMLPELKNCERGHLNSKQFPYLKNVVYIGMEKYRGMYNTAELLLLGQNIEDGVLNEMKKNVSCHDVCNMQYTSGTTGFPKGVMLTHYGISNDGYFTGENMGFTQDDKLCVCVPLFHCFGVVLATMNCLTHGCTEVMVEKFDPLVVLASIHKERCTAVYGVPTMFIAELNHPMFSMFDLSCLRTGIMAGSLCPVELMKQVSEKMFMTITSVYGLTESSPGMTQTCLNDTFEQRCTTVGRDFPFVDVKVLDPETGEECPVGVQGEMCCKGFNVMKGYYKNPTATAEVIDKNGYLHSGDLGVKDEQGFYKITGRIKDMIIRGGENIYPREIEEFLYHMPGIRDVQVAAVPSKKYGEAVGAFIILEEGAKMTAEDVQLFCRGKIARYKIPKYVFFIDQFPLTGSGKIQKFKLKEMSLKLCEEQGIEVV
- a CDS encoding alpha/beta hydrolase gives rise to the protein MKKILLSTLFLVLAALTAEAQVDLIGSWTGKLDLGVGKLTLVFHLKQADGRVKVTMDSPDQSANGIPCSNDFLSDDSLAVSVRGINASYSGRLKDGKIVGTFKQNGMSLPLVLTKSTEEPKRPQNPQPPFPYTTEEVTFRNERDGATLAGTLTWPVGYHPKSKKKPLVVLFVTGSGQENRDEEIYEHKPFLVIADYLARQGIASLRYDDRATGASKGGDVRNATTEDFARDAAAGLAYLRSRKAFAKVGIIGHSEGGAIAFILGAQGKTDFLVSLAGPGVKGDTLGASQQNKVMEMSGLPATVTAEQIRKDPKIQDIPWFQWFNNYDPSADIAATRCPVFALNGDRDWQVISSLNLTAIQRLLPKSKYNQTKEYPGLNHLFQHSATGQPYEYRQIEETISPEVLSDIAEWINKL